A part of Paenibacillus sp. IHBB 10380 genomic DNA contains:
- a CDS encoding phosphatidate cytidylyltransferase, whose translation MDSSLFTLTLIFTALLAIHLMYVVINKIQPDKDYATIGVRIKTWWGMFFIFFLATLFNPVVSLLSLMALTFFALKEYFSMIKTRKADRRLFLWAYLAIPVQFYWIYIEWYGMFIVFIPLYVFLFLPLPRLINKGTVGFLRSVSSTQWGLMLMVFGLSHLAYFQFATPQYGAGLVLFLVVLTQLNDVVHHLASIYFGKRKVVPTANPNLTWEGFVCAFVVTTGVAYLIYPYLTPLDLTFGIFSGMLISLSGFFGSLTVSVLKRDLLIGDDEKFDALKKSYLSRVDSLTYTSPVFFHMIRYFFDFM comes from the coding sequence ATGGACAGTTCGTTATTTACGTTAACTCTTATTTTTACAGCTTTATTAGCCATCCATTTGATGTATGTGGTGATAAACAAAATACAGCCTGACAAAGATTATGCGACCATTGGCGTCCGCATCAAGACCTGGTGGGGCATGTTCTTTATTTTTTTCCTGGCCACCCTGTTCAACCCGGTCGTTTCACTACTGTCCCTAATGGCACTTACCTTCTTCGCGCTGAAAGAATACTTCTCTATGATCAAAACAAGAAAAGCCGACCGCCGACTCTTTCTGTGGGCGTATCTGGCGATCCCTGTACAGTTCTATTGGATTTATATCGAGTGGTATGGAATGTTTATTGTCTTTATTCCGCTCTATGTATTCTTGTTCCTGCCACTCCCGCGATTAATCAACAAAGGAACAGTCGGTTTTTTACGTAGCGTCAGCTCGACCCAATGGGGACTTATGCTGATGGTTTTTGGGCTTAGTCACTTGGCATATTTCCAATTTGCTACGCCACAGTATGGAGCAGGGCTCGTACTGTTTCTAGTGGTATTGACGCAGCTTAATGATGTTGTACACCATCTGGCATCCATCTATTTCGGCAAGCGAAAAGTAGTCCCGACGGCCAATCCGAATTTGACTTGGGAGGGATTCGTATGTGCATTTGTCGTTACAACAGGGGTGGCCTATCTGATTTATCCCTACCTGACACCACTTGATCTGACTTTCGGGATCTTCTCCGGTATGCTTATCAGCTTGAGCGGTTTCTTCGGTAGCTTAACGGTGTCCGTGCTGAAGCGCGATTTATTAATCGGGGATGATGAAAAGTTCGATGCTCTGAAAAAAAGCTACTTAAGCCGGGTCGATAGCTTGACCTACACCTCGCCGGTCTTTTTCCATATGATCCGTTATTTTTTCGACTTCATGTAG
- a CDS encoding DUF4179 domain-containing protein: protein MVHLPNQTDSKKMDTIEQWIRDSEMPRASMSHQIMNKIGDRTMSKSKSNFVRKTLVTVSAAAVLGVGVIGTGFVSPAMADALKKIPGIGSIYMGISDERLQTAIDQGIATSPNLSVTHDGVTLKVTDLLYDGTVLKFAMEREGVELSSVLPRYDGSNDGVKGYIETDKLTFLANGKEIKYTGGSFGEVPGKENTVHIEISEGLSLPDQFELTFQSKVTQIEEPFEFKIPVKIDNNMLVLKPNATETDGKFSYTVKQLEITAASTRLILDSTGDVPTTPEQSSGDYSATMVYYDIVDDQGNEINQNRVGFFNSAPETEYHVNELYSAFEATPKSITIKPYTFTVNTSDWKIVGASNGIAGDKTYLKDLELTIPIQP from the coding sequence ATGGTACATTTGCCAAATCAAACTGATTCGAAAAAAATGGATACGATCGAGCAATGGATTCGGGATTCGGAAATGCCAAGAGCAAGTATGAGCCATCAAATTATGAATAAGATAGGAGATCGAACAATGAGTAAATCAAAATCAAATTTTGTTAGAAAAACATTAGTAACGGTATCGGCTGCAGCAGTACTAGGAGTAGGTGTGATTGGCACGGGTTTCGTATCCCCTGCCATGGCGGATGCTTTGAAAAAAATTCCAGGAATTGGTAGTATCTACATGGGAATCAGTGATGAGAGATTGCAGACAGCGATTGATCAAGGAATCGCTACTAGTCCTAACCTGAGCGTGACACATGACGGCGTAACATTAAAAGTGACCGATCTGCTGTATGACGGGACCGTTCTAAAATTTGCAATGGAGCGTGAGGGTGTTGAATTGTCTTCAGTACTTCCTAGATATGACGGTAGTAATGACGGGGTCAAGGGATATATTGAGACTGATAAACTGACATTTCTGGCTAATGGCAAGGAAATCAAATATACCGGGGGATCCTTCGGGGAAGTTCCAGGAAAAGAGAATACCGTTCATATTGAAATATCGGAGGGATTATCTCTTCCAGACCAATTTGAGCTGACCTTTCAATCCAAAGTAACACAAATTGAAGAGCCATTCGAATTCAAGATTCCGGTGAAAATTGACAATAATATGCTTGTATTGAAGCCGAATGCAACCGAAACGGACGGGAAGTTCAGTTATACGGTGAAGCAATTGGAGATAACTGCGGCATCCACTAGACTGATTCTGGATAGCACGGGTGATGTTCCCACAACACCTGAGCAATCATCGGGCGACTATAGTGCAACGATGGTTTACTATGATATCGTTGATGACCAAGGGAATGAAATTAATCAGAATAGAGTTGGGTTCTTTAATAGCGCGCCTGAGACCGAGTACCATGTAAATGAGCTGTATTCGGCTTTCGAGGCGACGCCTAAATCCATTACGATTAAACCTTACACCTTTACCGTGAACACCTCTGATTGGAAGATCGTTGGAGCAAGTAACGGGATTGCAGGTGACAAAACATATCTCAAAGATCTGGAGCTAACCATTCCGATTCAGCCTTAA
- a CDS encoding leucine-rich repeat domain-containing protein → MRYNFDGKGLTETPEVVFETKNLTELSMYNNHIKEIPEWLFFHYELEVLNYADNDIEILSEEVERLINLRMLDLGHNKLRQLPEGIGKLKNLDSFLYLSNNQFENLPEQLCALQQLKYLNVTDNKLIKLPSNIGEMKSLIELRLYNNQLENLPDSITNIRGLREIHLYGNQLICLPDNLGALEEIRILDLSDNKLKGLPTSIGKLKKLRRLNLRKNKMNELPEEIGELCNLVELDLRDNDIEEIPNSVINLERLEKLDLRWNHNLKITKTLELLEKRGCIVYK, encoded by the coding sequence ATGAGGTATAACTTTGACGGAAAAGGATTAACAGAAACGCCAGAGGTCGTATTTGAAACAAAAAACCTCACTGAACTAAGTATGTATAACAACCATATCAAAGAGATCCCTGAATGGCTCTTCTTTCATTACGAATTAGAAGTATTAAATTATGCAGACAACGATATCGAAATATTATCTGAGGAGGTCGAACGTTTAATAAATTTAAGAATGCTAGATTTAGGTCATAATAAGTTGAGGCAATTACCAGAGGGGATTGGAAAGTTAAAAAATTTGGATTCCTTTCTGTATCTGAGTAATAATCAGTTTGAAAATCTTCCGGAGCAGCTTTGTGCTCTACAACAACTTAAATATTTGAACGTAACGGATAATAAATTAATAAAGTTGCCTTCTAATATAGGTGAAATGAAAAGTCTTATTGAATTACGATTATATAATAATCAACTTGAGAACCTGCCTGATTCGATAACAAATATAAGAGGTTTAAGAGAAATTCATCTCTATGGTAACCAATTAATTTGCTTGCCAGATAACCTGGGAGCTTTGGAAGAAATCCGAATACTGGATTTAAGTGATAATAAATTAAAAGGCCTTCCTACATCCATCGGTAAACTGAAAAAGTTAAGAAGGCTAAACCTTAGAAAAAACAAAATGAATGAGCTTCCTGAAGAAATAGGTGAATTATGTAATCTCGTTGAGCTAGATTTGAGAGATAATGATATAGAAGAAATTCCAAATTCCGTTATAAACCTTGAACGTTTGGAGAAACTCGATTTGAGATGGAATCACAACTTGAAAATAACGAAAACGTTAGAGTTATTAGAGAAAAGAGGATGTATTGTTTATAAATAA
- a CDS encoding L-lactate permease, translating into MLVETFNPFNNLIISSLVAAIPIILFLLCLTLFKMKGIYAALLNLVVTFLISMFLFDLPFGESMGSMIQGAIQGIWPIGYIIIMAVWLYRTSVESGKFDILRASIAGISQDQRLQLLLIGFCFNAFLEGAAGFGVPIAICAVLLVSLGFKPLQAAMLCLIANGASGAFGAIGIPVGITGTLNLEGNVTSMDVSMMTALTLPIINFTIPFLLILLIDGFKGIKEVFPAILVVSTTYTISQAIVTLLMGPELADIIPSLLALGTLALFLRKWQPKHIFLLNDQAVKLEKHTVGNIIKAWSPFYLLSIFVLIWSLPAFKGLFTAGEALDFTTLTFKMPGSTLTSKIDLISATGTAILLAVLITIITTKSIGFSKGFTLFKKTVTEFWIPIVMICAILGIAKLMTYGGLTSAIGEEIAATGNFFPLLSPILGWIGVFMTGSVVNNNTLFAPIQATAGNIIGTNPALLVSANTVGGTMAKLISPQSIAIATAAVGETGKESVLTKMVLKYSLALLAFVCIWTFVLSLLL; encoded by the coding sequence ATGTTAGTAGAAACCTTTAATCCATTTAATAACCTGATTATCTCCTCACTTGTTGCAGCTATTCCAATTATTTTATTTCTTTTATGTTTGACATTATTTAAAATGAAAGGGATTTATGCAGCCTTATTAAATTTGGTCGTTACCTTTTTGATTTCGATGTTTTTATTTGATTTACCATTTGGTGAATCAATGGGTAGTATGATACAAGGTGCGATTCAAGGAATATGGCCCATTGGTTATATAATTATAATGGCAGTTTGGTTATATAGAACCTCTGTTGAATCTGGTAAATTTGACATATTACGTGCAAGTATTGCCGGTATTTCACAAGACCAGCGTCTTCAGCTTTTGCTTATTGGTTTTTGTTTTAATGCATTTCTTGAAGGTGCTGCAGGTTTTGGTGTACCCATCGCAATTTGTGCCGTTCTATTAGTTTCCTTAGGATTCAAACCATTGCAAGCTGCCATGCTTTGTCTAATCGCTAATGGTGCTTCTGGAGCTTTTGGTGCAATCGGAATTCCTGTTGGCATAACAGGCACCTTAAATTTAGAAGGCAATGTTACTTCAATGGATGTATCCATGATGACGGCACTCACGCTACCTATAATTAATTTTACAATTCCGTTTTTACTCATTTTGTTAATTGATGGATTCAAAGGGATTAAAGAAGTTTTTCCAGCCATTTTGGTGGTATCTACCACCTATACAATATCTCAAGCTATTGTTACATTACTGATGGGACCTGAATTAGCTGATATCATTCCTTCATTGTTAGCTCTAGGGACATTGGCATTATTTCTAAGAAAATGGCAGCCAAAACATATTTTTTTACTAAATGATCAAGCGGTTAAACTGGAAAAACATACTGTTGGTAATATTATAAAGGCTTGGTCTCCATTCTACTTATTAAGTATATTTGTTTTAATATGGAGTTTACCTGCATTTAAAGGTCTGTTTACAGCAGGCGAGGCTCTAGATTTTACTACATTGACCTTTAAGATGCCAGGCTCAACGCTAACCTCAAAAATTGATTTAATAAGTGCAACAGGTACAGCCATCTTATTGGCAGTCCTAATCACAATAATAACTACAAAATCTATCGGTTTCTCAAAAGGATTTACGCTCTTTAAAAAAACAGTTACAGAATTTTGGATTCCTATTGTAATGATATGTGCAATTCTAGGCATAGCTAAATTAATGACTTATGGCGGATTAACAAGTGCAATAGGTGAAGAGATTGCAGCAACCGGAAATTTCTTTCCATTACTATCGCCAATCTTAGGTTGGATAGGAGTATTTATGACGGGGTCTGTCGTGAACAATAATACATTATTTGCGCCAATTCAAGCAACAGCAGGTAATATCATAGGAACAAATCCAGCATTACTAGTTTCTGCGAATACTGTAGGAGGCACTATGGCAAAACTAATTTCCCCACAATCCATTGCAATCGCAACAGCTGCTGTTGGCGAAACAGGTAAAGAATCTGTTTTAACGAAAATGGTTTTAAAGTATAGCTTAGCATTATTAGCCTTTGTATGTATTTGGACATTTGTATTATCGTTATTATTGTAG
- a CDS encoding DUF2752 domain-containing protein, with amino-acid sequence MSINLHKLDPKRHPKLFWGVSLGVGGLFYLKVWLPVTKIDVPCVFHELTGFYCPGCGITRVTLSLLGLDFVQAFRYNPLVFIILPLYAMYFVTKKKQMRVLSNGIMTVMLIVTLAFGLLRNIPIFDWLAPTAIR; translated from the coding sequence ATGTCAATAAACTTGCATAAGCTAGATCCCAAGAGACACCCCAAACTATTTTGGGGTGTATCGCTTGGCGTGGGAGGGCTATTTTACCTGAAAGTATGGTTACCGGTGACAAAAATCGACGTTCCTTGTGTGTTTCACGAGTTAACTGGGTTTTACTGTCCGGGGTGTGGAATAACGAGGGTTACTCTTTCCTTGTTGGGATTAGATTTTGTTCAGGCATTTAGATATAATCCCTTGGTGTTTATCATACTTCCTTTATATGCGATGTACTTCGTTACAAAAAAGAAGCAAATGCGCGTTTTAAGCAATGGGATTATGACTGTAATGTTGATCGTGACCCTTGCATTCGGACTACTTAGGAATATTCCGATTTTTGATTGGTTGGCTCCAACGGCCATTCGTTAG
- a CDS encoding phosphotransferase: MSFFPVSYSLLSREAILSHIKDNYNVDTPVSFQYFLRGMNDTYVLVTKQAQYIFRVYRADRRNNSEIAFELDLLNYLHVKGVSVSIPITKKDGTFINEFVVPEGVKYGVMFSYAEGNEKPIHAIEDSYLFGKAVAQIHKIADNFNSEHVRGDLNFEHLIENSLNTINLHMEHRQEDYEFLYELAMRLKEQIVNHLEKGLDWGVCHGDLHGNTNVAFTDDGKLTHYDFDFCGCGWRAYDIAEFRLAREIHSSHNKAEVERLWEAFLNGYRDIRHISDNDVKAIPIFVALRQLWLFGLCFSESELIGEADVDNGFIDSKMDYFRNLDLSFFHSL; encoded by the coding sequence TTGAGTTTTTTTCCTGTGTCATATTCACTCTTGTCAAGAGAAGCGATATTATCGCATATTAAAGATAATTATAACGTTGATACACCCGTTAGTTTTCAGTATTTCCTTAGAGGAATGAATGACACTTATGTTTTAGTAACTAAGCAAGCACAATATATCTTTAGAGTTTATCGTGCTGATAGGAGAAATAATTCAGAGATTGCCTTTGAATTAGATTTATTGAATTATCTCCATGTGAAAGGTGTAAGCGTTTCAATACCAATCACAAAAAAAGATGGGACTTTTATTAACGAATTTGTTGTCCCTGAGGGTGTAAAGTATGGGGTTATGTTTAGTTATGCTGAAGGAAATGAAAAGCCTATTCATGCTATAGAAGATAGTTATTTGTTTGGAAAAGCAGTTGCACAAATTCACAAAATTGCTGACAACTTTAATAGTGAACACGTAAGGGGTGATCTTAATTTTGAGCATCTAATTGAGAACTCGCTTAACACAATCAATCTACATATGGAACATCGTCAAGAGGATTATGAGTTTCTGTATGAGCTTGCTATGCGATTAAAGGAACAGATCGTGAACCATCTGGAAAAAGGGTTAGATTGGGGGGTATGTCATGGGGATTTGCATGGTAATACAAATGTAGCCTTTACGGACGATGGGAAACTGACACATTATGATTTCGATTTTTGTGGTTGTGGATGGAGAGCCTATGATATTGCAGAGTTCAGGTTGGCGAGAGAAATTCATAGTAGCCACAACAAAGCTGAAGTCGAAAGGCTTTGGGAAGCATTTCTAAATGGGTACAGGGACATAAGACATATTAGTGATAATGATGTTAAAGCCATTCCTATATTTGTTGCACTTAGACAGCTTTGGCTTTTTGGTTTATGTTTTAGTGAATCAGAGCTTATAGGAGAAGCTGACGTTGATAATGGATTTATTGATAGCAAAATGGATTATTTCAGGAATTTAGACTTATCATTCTTTCATAGCTTGTAA
- a CDS encoding DUF4234 domain-containing protein, producing the protein MINQRGIALAIILTLVTCGIYGIYWFITLTNDVGKLSGDYSFTGGKHFLLTLVTCGVWSFIWAYQVGKHIEEAQRQRGVFATDNSVLYLVLTFFGLGIVTYAFVQLDVNKLA; encoded by the coding sequence GTGATTAATCAGAGGGGTATCGCGTTAGCAATTATTTTAACATTGGTCACATGCGGCATCTATGGTATCTATTGGTTTATTACTTTAACCAATGATGTCGGCAAGCTGAGTGGAGACTACTCATTTACGGGAGGCAAGCATTTCCTTCTAACATTGGTCACATGTGGTGTATGGAGTTTCATTTGGGCCTATCAGGTAGGAAAGCATATCGAAGAAGCACAAAGACAACGTGGCGTATTTGCAACGGATAATTCGGTCCTTTACCTTGTCCTTACATTCTTTGGTCTAGGTATCGTAACGTATGCTTTCGTTCAATTGGATGTCAATAAACTTGCATAA
- a CDS encoding RNA polymerase sigma factor produces the protein MKPTIPGEVDETSNEIEAIIDRVKSGDKQAYEMIICQFERQMYTYCYYILKNHEETEDAVQEIFIRAYENLHRYSRQATFSAWLYKMAYHHMMNIKKKQGRRLKLIHEFKEQQAKIEISPRESVIEELLTYLTPEERHILLLKAVEQYSFDEIGDVMGIKPATVRKKYERLRLKLSEYKRNKGGIAHGTFAKSN, from the coding sequence GTGAAACCTACCATCCCCGGGGAAGTGGATGAGACAAGCAATGAGATTGAAGCGATCATTGATCGTGTCAAATCAGGAGACAAGCAAGCGTATGAAATGATCATTTGTCAGTTTGAACGGCAAATGTACACCTACTGCTATTATATTCTGAAAAATCATGAAGAAACCGAAGATGCTGTTCAGGAAATTTTTATCCGGGCATACGAGAATCTTCATCGATACAGCAGGCAGGCGACCTTCTCGGCATGGCTTTATAAAATGGCTTATCATCACATGATGAACATAAAGAAAAAGCAGGGCCGAAGGTTAAAGCTGATTCATGAGTTCAAGGAGCAGCAGGCCAAAATCGAAATTTCACCCCGAGAGTCTGTGATTGAGGAACTGTTGACCTATCTCACACCGGAAGAACGGCATATTTTGCTGCTCAAAGCGGTTGAACAGTACAGCTTTGACGAAATCGGAGACGTTATGGGCATAAAGCCGGCAACGGTTCGCAAGAAATACGAACGGCTTCGCCTTAAGCTATCGGAGTACAAACGTAATAAAGGAGGGATCGCACATGGTACATTTGCCAAATCAAACTGA
- a CDS encoding L-lactate dehydrogenase, with the protein MEITLGRKVVLVGTGAVGSSYAFTLVNQSLCNELVLIDLNEAKAKGDVMDLNHGIVYAPSPIKIKFGTYEDCKDAAIVMISAGAAQKPGETRLDLANKNVNIFKSIVKNIMDAGFNGIFLVATNPVDILSYATWKFSGLPKERVIGSGTILDSARFRYLLGKEFDVAPASVHAYIIGEHGDSEVPVWSSANISGKVIENNFTDKRKDEIFVQVRDAAYQIIESKGATYYGIAMGLARITKAILQNEEVVLPVGSLLEGEYGHNDVYIGVPTIINRSGRKDIVELLLSDSEKEKLAKSVKTLKEIGRSFF; encoded by the coding sequence ATGGAGATTACATTAGGAAGAAAGGTCGTCTTAGTTGGGACAGGTGCGGTTGGTTCAAGCTATGCGTTTACTTTAGTGAATCAAAGTTTATGTAATGAACTAGTCCTAATCGATTTAAATGAAGCAAAAGCAAAAGGTGATGTTATGGACTTAAATCATGGCATTGTTTATGCACCTTCCCCTATAAAAATAAAATTTGGTACATATGAGGATTGTAAAGATGCTGCTATCGTTATGATTAGTGCTGGAGCAGCGCAAAAACCTGGAGAAACGAGACTTGATTTAGCCAACAAAAATGTGAATATTTTTAAATCAATTGTAAAAAATATTATGGATGCTGGCTTTAATGGCATATTCTTAGTAGCTACTAATCCTGTAGATATTTTATCGTATGCAACATGGAAATTTTCTGGCTTACCAAAAGAACGTGTTATTGGTTCAGGTACGATTTTAGACAGTGCAAGATTTCGCTATTTATTAGGTAAAGAGTTCGATGTAGCTCCAGCAAGTGTTCATGCTTATATTATTGGTGAGCATGGAGATTCAGAAGTTCCAGTATGGAGTTCGGCAAATATTTCAGGAAAGGTTATTGAGAATAATTTCACAGATAAAAGAAAAGACGAAATATTTGTACAAGTTCGTGATGCAGCCTATCAAATTATTGAGTCTAAAGGTGCAACATACTATGGAATCGCTATGGGGTTGGCGAGAATAACGAAAGCTATATTACAAAATGAGGAAGTAGTATTACCGGTTGGATCACTATTAGAAGGTGAATATGGTCACAATGACGTCTATATCGGTGTACCAACGATCATAAATCGCTCAGGTAGAAAAGACATCGTTGAACTTTTATTAAGTGATAGTGAAAAAGAAAAGCTTGCAAAATCCGTTAAAACATTAAAAGAAATTGGGCGTAGCTTTTTTTAA
- a CDS encoding alpha/beta hydrolase, protein MKKVLGKIRIVVIVVISILLLIIAFSFINHRIQLKKESAILSPIGTMVNVNNHQMHVYTEGSGAKTLVFMSGGGTASPVLDFKGLYSKLSNQYRIVVVEKAGYGYSETAAVSRDIDTILEETRTALSLAGEKAPYILFPHSMSGIEALYWAQKYPEEVTSIIGLDPAIPSAYEKYPLPSDFTMGLTSFGARIGITRFFPSIVNSSAAIKENRLSEQEKNIYRAIFYEKTQTSNMIEEVKMIENNAKRVSEGGIPNVPMYFFISNGKEVPLDDWKNLLIMYVGAAKDGKYMILDSGHYIHDYEPEIIVEESVKYIEGI, encoded by the coding sequence ATGAAAAAAGTACTGGGGAAGATTAGAATTGTTGTCATAGTTGTTATAAGTATCTTGCTCTTAATCATTGCATTTAGTTTTATCAATCATAGAATTCAATTGAAGAAAGAGTCGGCAATACTTTCTCCAATAGGAACAATGGTGAATGTGAATAACCACCAAATGCACGTATATACGGAGGGAAGCGGCGCTAAGACTCTAGTCTTTATGTCGGGTGGCGGAACTGCCTCCCCAGTGTTAGATTTCAAAGGGTTGTATTCTAAACTGTCTAACCAATATAGAATTGTAGTCGTAGAAAAGGCGGGCTATGGTTATAGTGAAACTGCGGCTGTCTCTCGTGATATAGATACTATATTAGAAGAGACTAGGACTGCTTTATCATTAGCAGGTGAAAAAGCACCCTATATTCTATTTCCCCATTCAATGTCTGGTATTGAGGCTCTTTATTGGGCACAAAAATATCCTGAAGAAGTAACTTCCATCATTGGACTTGACCCTGCTATTCCATCAGCATATGAAAAATATCCCCTGCCATCAGATTTTACAATGGGACTCACAAGTTTTGGTGCGCGTATAGGTATTACTCGCTTTTTTCCGTCCATTGTTAATTCTTCTGCTGCAATAAAAGAAAACCGTTTATCAGAACAAGAAAAGAATATTTACCGTGCGATTTTTTATGAAAAAACACAAACATCAAATATGATTGAAGAAGTCAAGATGATAGAAAATAATGCAAAAAGAGTATCAGAAGGCGGTATCCCCAATGTGCCGATGTACTTTTTTATATCGAATGGAAAAGAAGTGCCACTAGATGATTGGAAAAATCTTTTAATTATGTACGTTGGTGCTGCAAAGGATGGAAAATATATGATTTTGGATAGTGGTCATTATATTCATGACTATGAACCTGAAATCATTGTGGAAGAAAGCGTGAAATATATAGAGGGTATCTGA
- a CDS encoding erythromycin esterase family protein, with protein sequence MSSLQKVIVWGHNYHIRKNNSAMETSFQIHPYENGSVPNMTELLPSRLKKQVYSIGQFMYQGETAANDGTIMPVSTKSDPTSLESILKRTGTPYSFVDLTTQDNRAWMNTSRKGLYWGIIEEQFVPSEQYDGILFIDKTTPAEYLSSK encoded by the coding sequence ATGTCATCTCTTCAGAAGGTGATCGTCTGGGGCCATAATTATCATATTCGGAAAAACAATTCAGCCATGGAAACATCTTTTCAGATTCACCCTTACGAAAATGGCTCTGTTCCGAACATGACCGAGCTACTACCATCGAGACTTAAGAAACAAGTGTATTCCATTGGACAATTTATGTATCAAGGGGAAACCGCAGCCAATGACGGAACTATTATGCCTGTAAGCACAAAATCCGATCCAACCAGCTTGGAGTCAATCTTGAAAAGAACAGGAACCCCCTACTCTTTCGTTGATCTAACGACTCAGGATAATCGAGCATGGATGAATACATCCCGTAAAGGATTGTATTGGGGGATTATTGAGGAGCAATTCGTACCAAGCGAGCAGTATGATGGTATCCTTTTTATCGATAAAACAACGCCTGCTGAGTACTTGTCATCTAAATAG